The following are encoded together in the Nitrospira sp. genome:
- a CDS encoding ATP phosphoribosyltransferase codes for MLTIALSKGKLIDAALELFRQAGYRITGLSGESRRLIFVSRENEMTFLIVRPSDVPTYVEYGGADAGIVGKDVLMEQESNVYEPLDLGFGACRISVAARQGEDSNVRLSSKARIATKYPRITERYFNKRGIPVEIIKLYGSIELAPVVRLADRIVDLVETGGTLQAHDLVEVEVIAQSSARFIVNRASFRLKQEPLMALIRKLRSAVKRQGIKSGNGRPLTAGSRKKKVAR; via the coding sequence ATGTTGACGATCGCGCTCTCTAAAGGAAAGCTCATCGACGCCGCGCTCGAACTGTTTCGGCAAGCCGGCTATAGAATTACCGGACTCTCGGGGGAGAGCCGACGGCTGATCTTCGTCAGTCGCGAAAATGAGATGACCTTCCTTATTGTTCGTCCCAGCGATGTCCCGACCTATGTGGAGTATGGCGGGGCAGATGCCGGAATCGTCGGGAAGGACGTCTTGATGGAGCAGGAAAGTAACGTATACGAACCATTGGATTTAGGGTTCGGAGCGTGTAGAATCTCGGTCGCCGCGCGCCAGGGAGAAGACTCGAATGTTCGTCTGTCTTCAAAGGCCCGGATCGCGACAAAATACCCTCGGATCACGGAACGGTACTTTAATAAGCGCGGAATTCCAGTCGAGATCATCAAATTATATGGCTCGATTGAGTTGGCCCCGGTCGTGAGATTGGCAGATCGAATTGTCGATTTGGTCGAAACCGGCGGTACGCTTCAGGCCCATGATTTGGTCGAAGTGGAAGTGATTGCTCAGTCCTCGGCACGGTTCATCGTCAACCGGGCAAGCTTTCGCCTGAAGCAGGAACCGCTGATGGCGTTGATTCGGAAACTCCGAAGTGCGGTGAAGCGTCAAGGCATTAAATCCGGTAATGGCCGTCCGTTGACGGCCGGAAGCCGTAAGAAGAAAGTCGCTCGTTGA